Proteins co-encoded in one Brassica rapa cultivar Chiifu-401-42 chromosome A02, CAAS_Brap_v3.01, whole genome shotgun sequence genomic window:
- the LOC103851506 gene encoding uncharacterized protein LOC103851506, whose translation MNHSDSVTGRDHAYLLSFHISTRQKVFHLVSCNSKVGINNTVLVPVYKLHPSLIFTQFKILSFISFFLISFFSSLKKKTRSQFLNLERKTMQSTTLSGNYGFPLCISGIAQQLSLSKEMADHDKRRKVVKRRRRSYESRSHGEEELGVERYNELWLQEMRESEDVRDLVALLQDLVSWSFSSHTAKAA comes from the exons atgaatCATTCCGATTCAGTCACAGGAAGAGACCACGCCTACTTACTCTCTTTCCACATATCAACAAGACAAAAAGTCTTTCATCTCGTGTCTTGCAATAGTAAAGTGGGTATTAACAACACAGTACTAGTACCAGTATATAAACTACACCCTTCCTTAATCTTTACTCAATTCAAGATCTTGTCCTTTATCTCCTTTTTTCTTATCTCTTTCTTTAGctctcttaaaaaaaaaacaagatcacAATTTCTGAATCTTGAGAGAAAAACAATGCAGTCAACAACTCTTAGTGGCAACTATGGCTTCCCTCTCTGCATCTCTGGGATCGCTCAGCAGCTGTCTCTCTCCAAAGA AATGGCAGATCATGACAAGAGAAGGAAGGTGGTGAAGAGGAGAAGGAGATCATATGAGTCCAGGAGCCATGGTGAAGAAGAACTGGGTGTGGAGAGATATAATGAGCTATGGCTTCAAGAGATGAGAGAGAGTGAGGATGTTAGAGATCTAGTTGCTTTATTACAAGATCTAGTGTCATGGAGCTTTTCTTCTCACACAGCTAAAGCTGCTTAG
- the LOC103851509 gene encoding elongation factor 1-alpha 1 — protein MGKEKFHINIVVIGHVDSGKSTTTGHLIYKLGGIDKRVIERFEKEAAEMNKRSFKYAWVLDKLKAERERGITIDIALWKFETTKYYCTVIDAPGHRDFIKNMITGTSQADCAVLIIDSTTGGFEAGISKDGQTREHALLAFTLGVKQMICCCNKMDATTPKYSKARYDEIIKEVSSYLKKVGYNPDKIPFVPISGFEGDNMIERSTNLDWYKGPTLLEALDQINEPKRPSDKPLRLPLQDVYKIGGIGTVPVGRVETGMLKPGMVVTFAPSGLTTEVKSVEMHHESLVEALPGDNVGFNVKNVAVKDLKRGYVASNSKDDPAKGAANFTSQVIIMNHPGQIGNGYAPVLDCHTSHIAVKFSEILTKIDRRSGKEIEKEPKFLKNGDAGMVKMTPTKPMVVETFSEYPPLGRFAVRDMRQTVAVGVIKSVDKKDPTGAKVTKAAVKKGAK, from the exons ATGGGTAAAGAGAAGTTTCACATCAACATTGTGGTCATTGGCCATGTCGACTCTGGCAAATCGACTACAACTGGTCACTTGATCTACAAGCTTGGTGGTATTGACAAGCGTGTCATCGAGAGGTTCGAGAAGGAGGCTGCTGAGATGAACAAGAGGTCCTTCAAGTACGCGTGGGTGTTGGACAAACTTAAGGCTGAGCGTGAGCGTGGTATCACCATTGATATTGCTCTCTGGAAGTTCGAGACCACCAAGTACTACTGCACTGTCATTGATGCCCCTGGACATCGTGATTTCATCAAGAACATGATTACTGGTACCTCCCAGGCTGATTGTGCTGTTCTTATCATTGACTCTACCACCGGAGGTTTTGAGGCTGGTATCTCCAAGGATGGTCAGACCCGTGAGCATGCTCTTCTTGCCTTCACCCTTGGTGTCAAGCAAATGATTTGCTGCTGTAACAAG ATGGATGCCACAACCCCCAAGTACTCCAAGGCTAGGTACGATGAGATCATCAAGGAGGTGTCTTCCTACTTGAAGAAGGTCGGGTACAACCCTGACAAAATCCCATTCGTCCCCATCTCTGGATTCGAGGGTGACAACATGATTGAGAGGTCCACCAACCTTGACTGGTACAAGGGACCAACTCTCCTTGAGGCTCTTGACCAGATCAACGAGCCAAAGAGGCCTTCAGACAAGCCCCTGCGTCTACCACTTCAGGATGTCTATAAGATCGGTGGTATTGGAACGGTGCCAGTGGGTCGTGTGGAGACTGGTATGCTCAAGCCCGGTATGGTTGTGACATTCGCTCCTTCAGGGTTAACCACTGAGGTCAAGTCCGTTGAGATGCACCACGAGTCTCTTGTGGAAGCGCTTCCTGGTGACAATGTCGGATTCAATGTCAAGAATGTTGCCGTCAAGGATCTTAAGCGTGGGTATGTTGCATCCAACTCCAAGGATGACCCTGCCAAGGGAGCTGCTAACTTCACTTCCCAAGTCATCATCATGAACCACCCTGGTCAGATCGGTAACGGTTACGCCCCAGTGCTTGATTGCCACACTTCCCACATTGCAGTCAAGTTCTCTGAGATCCTCACCAAGATTGACAGACGTTCTGGTAAGGAGATCGAGAAGGAGCCCAAGTTTTTGAAGAATGGTGATGCCGGTATGGTGAAGATGACTCCGACCAAGCCCATGGTTGTTGAGACTTTCTCAGAGTACCCACCTTTGGGACGTTTCGCTGTTAGGGACATGAGGCAGACCGTGGCTGTTGGTGTCATCAAGAGTGTTGACAAGAAGGACCCAACCGGTGCCAAGGTCACCAAGGCTGCAGTCAAGAAGGGTGCCAAATGA